The following are from one region of the Fusarium keratoplasticum isolate Fu6.1 chromosome 4, whole genome shotgun sequence genome:
- a CDS encoding Aa-trans domain-containing protein has protein sequence MDTANNMMISQQPPAPSATEKNHGLDDDKIAQINDSYDQAPGTITDFEKQKIAEGEAHFHRLGWKRLTVILMVEAIGLGLFSLPGAFATLGVVAGTFCCVTLGLIAIYTGYIIGKVKVVYPSIGHYGDIGGLLMGRFGEELFGGMYVLQLILMTSSYVLTGTIALNVLSDKGTCGVVFGIVTAILLFVLAIPPSFTEAAILGYIDIVSVMSAILIAVIASGVQSSNAPGGLAAVNWSAWPAEGCTFKDAMVAICNMIFAYSFSMFMTPFQSEMHTPSDYMKSVWVLGIVEMVIYTVTGVLIYTFIGADVQSPALLSLDGVMPKVAFGVALPVIFVSGAIGNTVTARYVHIRLYKNSIIRFINTPKGWITWIAVLAAITALSWVLGEAIPFFSDLLSLISALFVSGFILYFPPIMWYKLLLKGKWYDRENILHAICCVLAFLFGLLVLVGGTYATIKDIQHHYKIGAFRTPFSCTE, from the exons ATGGACACTGCAAACAACATGATGATATCTCAGCAACCGCCGGCGCCTTCAGCCACGGAAAAGAACCACGGGCTTGACGATGACAAGATTGCCCAGATCAACGACTCCTACGACCAAGCCCCCGGCACCATCACCGACtttgagaagcaaaagaTCGCCGAGGGAGAGGCGCACTTCCACCGTCTAGGATGGAAGCGTCTGACCGTCATCCTCATGGTCGAGGCcattggccttggtcttttcAGTCTCCCCGGTGCCTTTGCGACTCTCGGTGTTGTAGCAGGAACCTTCTGCTGCGTTACGCTGGGTCTCATTGCCATCTACACTGGTTACATCAttggcaaggtcaaggtggtTTATCCCTCGATTGGCCACTATGGCGACATCGGTGGCCTCTTGATGGGCCGCTTCGGAGAGGAGCTGTTTGGCGGCATGTACGTGCTACAGCTGATTCTCATGACTTCTTCCTACGTTCTCACGGGCACAATCGCCCTCAACGTTCTCAGCGACAAGGGAACATGCGGCGTTGTCTTTGGAATCGTCACTGCGATTCTCCTGTTTGTTTTGGCCATCCCACCCTCATTTACTGAAGCCGCTATTCTGGGCTACATCGACATTGTCTCTGTTATGTCCGCCATTCTCATCGCCGTCATCGCGTCGGGAGTGCAATCCTCCAACGCCCCTGGTGGTCTGGCCGCCGTCAACTGGTCAGCGTGGCCTGCCGAGGGCTGCACCTTCAAGGACGCCATGGTAGCCATCTGCAACATGATTTTCGCCTACAGTTTCTCCATGTTCATGACTCCATTCCAGTCTGAAATGCACACCCCATCAGACTACATGAAGTCAGTTTGGGTTCTGGGAATCGTTGAAATGGTCATCTACACCGTTACAGGCGTTCTCATCTACACATTTATCGGAGCTGATGTCCAGAGCCCGGCCCTTCTCTCGCTCGATGGCGTCATGCCCAAGGTGGCCTTTGGCGTTGCGCTCCCCGTCATCTTTGTGTCCGGCGCCATCGGCAACACGGTTACTGCTCGCTATGTTCATATCCGTCTCTATAAGAACTCGATCATCCGATTCATCAACACCCCTAAGGGCTGGATCACCTGGATTGCCGTTCTGGCCGCCATCACGGCTCTTTCCTGGGTTCTCGGCGAGGCCatccccttcttctcggatCTCCTCTCGCTCATTTCCGCCCTTTTCGTGTCTGGCTTCATTCTGTACTTCCCGCCTATCATGTGGtacaagcttctcctcaagggcaagtgGTACGACCGAGAGAACATCCTCCATGCCATCTGCTGCGTGCTGGCCTTCCTCTTCggtcttctcgtcctcgtcggaGGAACGTACGCCACCATCAAGGATATC CAACACCATTACAAGATTGGTGCTTTCCGGACACCGTTCTCTTGCACCGAGTGA
- a CDS encoding BTB domain-containing protein produces MPPPAVNNGMISELLQTGKFSDCTIACQGKEFKLHKVVVCAQSPVIATALEKASKESRSSSLHITGFDLATVECMVDFLYHEDYVINGDVLCMANTSEWAPPPNMKGNSLSPVPLASRESRFSSFTVSRSGNSTLETLPPGPSPPSTPPPAVVRDSLLCHVEVNAIGHYYKLPKLCDRANKYIQDIISSDEFPVEIFPYLAIAAHKSSEDAQLHDLVFSFAAEHIQILLNTTGFEKLTALPKFGLKLLQKTVAKLQANENQLAKIQDQRAQDQENIDKLQQNLSGLKERFSNASTEYDLATKKNLDLALERDSAQRALDKERKQKLAAVSGRDRISQDYESERTRAATLLSSRDSLQKALDTEKQNYAKLWSERAALQQRMTTLTTEHNSVTAQKNTARDEVTALQKKIDDLLDTVDNRDYCRNCGNDFGCWIEDVDTSFILRCDNCRCRHYN; encoded by the exons ATGCCACCTCCAGCCGTCAATAACGGCATGATCTCTGAACTCCTCCAGACAGGCAAGTTCAGCGACTGCACCATCGCCTGCCAGGGAAAGGAGTTTAAGCTTCACAAAGTCGTCGTCTGTGCCCAGTCTCCCGTCATCGCCACGGCTTTGGAGAAGGCTTCAAAG GAGTCACGGAGCAGCTCGCTGCACATCACAGGCTTCGACCTTGCTACAGTCGAATGCATGGTTGACTTCCTCTATCACGAGGACTACGTCATAAACGGAGATGTCCTCTGCATGGCCAACACGTCTGAGTGGGCGCCTCCTCCAAACATGAAAGGTAACAGCCTTTCTCCCGTGCCTCTTGCGTCTCGCGAATCCCGATTCTCATCATTTACAGTCAGCCGATCTGGAAACAGCACGCTCGAAACTCTGCCTCCGGGCCCGTCTCCTCCATCTACTCCTCCCCCGGCTGTGGTGCGCGATAGCCTCCTTTGCCATGTCGAAGTCAACGCAATTGGTCATTACTACAAGCTGCCTAAGCTCTGCGACCGCGCAAACAAGTACATCCAGGACATCATCTCAAGCGACGAGTTCCCCGTCGAAATCTTTCCGTACCTGGCCATTGCCGCCCACAAATCGAGTGAGGACGCCCAGCTCCATGATCTGGTTTTTTCCTTTGCCGCGGAGCACATCCAGATCCTGTTGAACACTACCGGTTTCGAAAAGCTCACGGCCCTGCCTAAGTTCGGTTTGAAGCTGCTCCAAAAGACTGTTGCCAAGCTGCAGGCGAATGAGAATCAGCTTGCGAAGATCCAGGATCAAAGGGCGCAGGATCAAGAGAACATCGACAAACTCCAGCAAAACCTCTCTGGCCTGAAGGAGCGTTTTTCAAACGCATCTACAGAGTATGACCTtgccaccaagaagaacttggacttggcgCTGGAACGCGACAGTGCTCAACGTGCTCTCGACAAGGAGAGAAAGCAGAAGCTCGCAGCCGTGTCCGGACGCGACCGCATCAGCCAGGATTATGAGTCAGAGAGAACCAGAGCAGCGACTCTGCTGTCCTCGCGAGACAGCCTTCAAAAGGCCCTCGACACTGAAAAGCAGAATTACGCGAAGTTGTGGTCTGAACGCGCCGCACTGCAGCAGCGAATGACGACTCTGACCACCGAACACAACAGTGTCACTGCTCAGAAAAACACAGCCAGAGACGAAGTGACGGCATTGCAAAAGAAGATCGACGACCTCCTGGACACTGTGGACAACCGCGACTATTGCCGCAACTGTGGAAATGATTTCGGCTGCTGGatcgaggatgtcgacaccagcttcatcctccgTTGTGACAACTGCAGGTGCCGGCATTACAATTGA
- a CDS encoding HET domain-containing protein yields MACPTASTPHRMRLVPMQKSVGLFIFRQFCPASQSAFFLIGQAQPLLWDARWLIRTALHPLPFVENKALYYPPSDAGISTAKWYSFATLLADMSSQPKTVITITGQRAPNREAVSASEIFPSVDPQALEVPRDTPKLEYNRLPNSTSFRLLQILSDGGQDILRCRMFDADVAAQDTPIYAAISYAWQDESLPDVSRPVLINEKYLEIKPNLWNFLQNYRHSTGERIIWIDQICINQDDQDERVQQIGQMCAIYERASMDLFWIGEPDEHTEDVMDMLASLKRLEISHLISGHQRPGIDALLNPTYMQVVGLPVYPSIKWGALMHFISRSAFERVWIIQEIAVSRCVWICCGLLMLPFDVLGRAATFLVESSWIKHLHDEYNVSGAAGFLTGMMNCRVRHQGGEHQSLDLLLASTRRFKVTNPVDKIYALMNLAESRRSTPLPPLLRPDYRKSVVEVFRDVTIHLISQGSLDILSGIEDVKFRHFHQLPSWVPDYSVHQVISILCMPPRSGTFTLYAAATGRQVEARYSSADPNTLVLSAYRFDTIERIAPLEDQVSQIRLENWGSMLDFGARYPSVNGEPGTMIDAFWHTLIGNIGLGTHEYPVPQEWIQHFAAFASQAREELSQYLARSHAAPREEGETSSLTPGIDSILGALRNVFHPNGTLGQDTGRFETTMHHIAWSRRLFVTKAGYMGLAHPSAQHGDIVVLLSGGRVPFIIRKDSSDSSEYYHIVGEAYVHGIMDGELLSIIDNEWVDLSFR; encoded by the exons ATGGCCTGtccaacagcttcaacccCTCACAGAATGAGGCTGGTTCCCATGCAAAAGTCTGTCGGACTTTTTATCTTCCGGCAATTCTGCCCTGCCTCCCAATCTGCCTT CTTCCTGATTGGCCAAGCACAGCCTCTATTGTGGGACGCTCGGTGGCTCATAAGAACGGCTCTTCACCCACTTCCCTTTGTAGAAAATAAGGCTCTTTATTATCCTCCTTCAGATGCTGGTATCTCCACGGCCAAGTGGTATAGCTTCGCAACGCTTCTGGCCGATATGAGTTCTCAACCAAAGaccgtcatcaccatcacagGCCAGCGAGCACCCAACCGCGAGGCCGTGAGCGCCTCGGAGATTTTCCCCAGCGTTGACCCTCAAGCTCTTGAAGTACCACGAGACACGCCAAAATTGGAGTATAATCGTCTCCCAAACTCCACCAGTTTTCGTCTACTCCAGATCCTGTCAGATGGCGGTCAAGACATTCTGCGATGCAGGATGTTTGATGCCGACGTTGCTGCCCAAGACACTCCTATATACGCTGCGATATCCTACGCATGGCAAGATGAGAGTTTACCCGACGTGTCCCGGCCCGTATTGATCAATGAAAAGTACCTGGAAATCAAGCCGAATCTCTGGAACTTCCTCCAGAATTACCGCCATTCAACTGGTGAGCGCATCATTTGGATCGATCAAATATGCATCAACCAAGACGACCAGGATGAGCGTGTCCAGCAGATCGGGCAAATGTGTGCAATATATGAGCGTGCCTCTATGGATCTTTTCTGGATCGGCGAACCGGACGAACACACGGAGGATGTCATGGACATGCTGGCGTCGCTGAAACGTCTGGAAATTTCCCACTTGATCTCGGGCCATCAGCGCCCTGGCATTGATGCTCTGCTTAACCCCACCTACATGCAAGTCGTTGGATTGCCGGTCTATCCCTCCATAAAATGGGGTGCTCTCATGCATTTCATTTCCCGGTCCGCATTTGAACGCGTCTGGATCATCCAGGAGATCGCCGTCTCTCGGTGCGTCTGGATATGCTGCGGGTTGTTGATGCTACCGTTTGACGTTCTCGGAAGAGCTGCCACATTCCTCGTCGAAAGCTCCTGGATCAAGCATCTTCATGACGAGTATAACGTCTCAGGAGCCGCGGGATTTCTGACGGGCATGATGAACTGTCGCGTGCGGCATCAGGGAGGAGAACATCAGAGCCTGGATCTCTTGCTGGCATCAACGCGGCGGTTCAAGGTGACAAATCCAGTCGATAAGATATATGCCTTAATGAACTTGGCAGAGAGTCGGAGGTCTACGCCCCTGCCACCCCTGCTCCGGCCGGACTATCGAAAGTCAGTGGTCGAAGTCTTCCGGGATGTCACTATTCACCTTATCAGCCAAGGCTCCCTTGACATCCTTTCTGGTATCGAGGATGTTAAATTCCGGCATTTTCATCAGCTTCCAAGCTGGGTACCGGACTACAGTGTGCATCAGGTTATTTCTATCCTCTGCATGCCACCTAGGAGCGGAACCTTTACCCTTTACGCTGCTGCTACAGGACGGCAGGTCGAAGCTCGATATTCATCTGCCGACCCAAACACCCTGGTGCTGTCGGCCTACAGGTTCGACACGATAGAGAGAATTGCCCCCTTGGAAGACCAAGTAAGTCAGATTAGATTGGAGAATTGGGGGAGCATGCTGGACTTTGGGGCACGATATCCGTCCGTTAATGGCGAACCTGGCACCATGATTGACGCATTCTGGCACACGTTGATAGGAAACATCGGCCTAGGAACGCACGAGTATCCAGTGCCACAAGAGTGGATCCAACATTTTGCTGCATTTGCATCGCAAGCTAGGGAGGAACTCTCGCAGTATCTTGCGAGGTCCCATGCAGCTCCAAGGGAAGAAGGCGAGACTTCAAGCTTGACCCCCGGCATCGACTCAATACTTGGCGCGCTACGAAATGTTTTCCATCCTAATGGAACCCTGGGACAAGATACTGGGCGGTTTGAGACCACTATGCACCATATAGCGTGGTCCAGAAGGCTCTTTGTCACAAAGGCTGGGTATATGGGCCTGGCACATCCCTCTGCTCAGCATGGCGATATAGTAGTCCTTCTTTCTGGTGGGCGTGTGCCGTTCATCATTCGGAAAGATAGTTCGGACTCCTCCGAGTATTACCATATCGTGGGGGAGGCCTATGTTCACGGGATTATGGATGGGGAACTCTTGAGCATCATAGACAATGAGTGGGTAGACTTGAGCTTCCGATGA
- a CDS encoding Bac-rhamnosid6H domain-containing protein — protein MPSPTEQAIINNLKSNWIWVPDWVDSSTQNTAGRIVRFFRSFTLKSPPSEALLHFSADTRYKLLVNGTRVAVGPARSSPLIWYYDTLDIAPYLTAGENEICFVVIRYFASSRGGMPFERTSLPGLTVIGSVNSGTTEICLDSKEGWQANVDESILFPMGLIDDVFLHVSTSNYAFERGLINVSKQINERITPSSQATPVTPKAYNMKTLNGELLPWRLRPREIPMPEQTTVGVTTVRSCDSDVALSSWTSFLSDNKTLDLAAGTHHTLQLQADVHSTAFLRWSFQAAKASQIRFKITYSEGYELKPRSYPFFRTKADRLDTKDSYLIGPYDDVTIDIPASQTVTYEPFWFRTFRVLQLEVTVGPEPIQLLSFQAGQVNYPLAVKASWSQPGDTHSGQMWDVSIRTMRNCMFDGYSDCPFYEQLQYSGDSRSVGLFHYLLSGDDRLMRQAITNFAASITSEGLTQSRFPSHVPQIIAGFSLYWVLQVCDHHLFFGDTAYSRSFLPRIDGVFEFFDSHIDDLGLVSGLPEDVWQYVDWVTAWGATDEHPDKGVPTSGRKSNRHTYFSMLYAYVLKQAAQLVRHVGRPGYADEYESRAASVIKAIQTHCFDGSFFTDSTADIAGQDAYSQHCQVFAILCGAAKPDDRSRLLTEAFSDPRFSKCSYVMQFYALRAFALAGDDTYETYWGRVWEPWKRMLANNLSTWEEDDVRQRSDCHAWGSVPVYEFCTELAGIQPRLPGSKGILFKPRLLLSESLDVRVALGADNAAAVSWKGGKGGAVVVRLTLDKAIDVVSKLPSGETREHGCVNLVELTWNGPLS, from the exons atgccatcaccaaccgAGCAAGCT ATCATTAATAATCTCAAGTCCAACTGGATATGGGTGCCCGACTGGGTTGACTCGTCAACACAAAACACAGCGGGAAGAATTGTCAGGTTCTTTCGCAGCTTCACCCTCAAGTCGCCACCTTCAGAAGCTCTGCTGCATTTCTCTGCCGACACCCGATACAAGCTCCTGGTCAATGGTACACGCGTCGCTGTAGGCCCAGCCAGGAGCAGCCCATTGATATGGTACTATGACACTCTCGACATTGCTCCGTATCTCACTGCTGGCGAAAATGAGATTTGCTTCGTGGTTATTAGGTATTTCGCCTCCTCGCGAGGGGGCATGCCTTTCGAAAGAACCTCGCTGCCTGGTTTGACTGTCATTGGCAGCGTCAACTCGGGCACAACCGAGATCTGTCTCGACTCTAAGGAGGGCTGGCAAGCTAATGTGGATGAGAGTATCTTGTTCCCTATGGGCCTGATAGACGATGTGTTTCTTCATGTGAGTACCTCAAACTACGCTTTCGAACGTGGCCTGATAAACGTCTCCAAACAGATCAACGAGCGCATCACCCCCTCAAGTCAAGCCACTCCCGTAACACCCAAGGCATACAACATGAAAACACTCAATGGCGAACTCCTTCCTTGGCGCCTACGCCCACGCGAGATCCCCATGCCCGAGCAAACCACTGTCGGGGTAACAACTGTCCGGAGTTGCGATTCTGATGTCGCATTGAGCAGCTGGACTTCATTTCTATCCGATAATAAGACATTGGATCTTGCCGCTGGCACGCATCATACTCTTCAGCTACAGGCGGATGTTCACTCAACGGCATTCTTACGCTGGTCTTTCCAAGCAGCCAAAGCCTCACAGATCCGGTTCAAGATAACCTATTCTGAAGGATACGAACTCAAGCCTCGGTCATATCCCTTCTTCCGGACCAAAGCTGATCGCCTGGATACCAAGGATTCCTACCTTATCGGTCCTTACGATGACGTTACAATCGATATACCTGCATCGCAGACTGTCACTTACGAGCCATTCTGGTTCCGCACGTTCCGAGTTTTGCAGCTTGAAGTGACAGTCGGTCCCGAGCCGATCCAGCTCCTTTCGTTCCAAGCAGGCCAAGTCAACTATCCTCTGGCCGTAAAGGCGTCCTGGTCACAGCCCGGGGACACCCACAGTGGGCAAATGTGGGATGTCTCAATTAGGACAATGAGAAACTGCATGTTTGATGGGTACTCGGATTGTCCATTCTACGAGCAGCTTCA ATATTCTGGCGACTCGCGATCCGTGGGGCTCTTCCACTACCTACTCTCTGGCGACGACCGTTTGATGCGCCAGGCCATCACAAACTTTGCAGCCTCGATCACATCAGAGGGACTTACTCAGTCACGATTTCCATCGCATGTTCCCCAGATCATTGCAGGATTCTCCTTGTACTGGGTCCTGCAAGTCTGCGACCATCACCTATTCTTTGGCGACACGGCGTACAGCCGCTCTTTCTTACCTCGCATCGATGGAGTGTTTGAGTTTTTCGACTCACACATTGATGATCTTGGGCTTGTCAGCGGGCTCCCCGAGGATGTGTGGCAATATGTCGACTGGGTGACGGCCTGGGGAGCAACTGACGAGCATCCGGATAAAGGAGTTCCCACCTCGGGCCGCAAGTCCAACCGCCATACATACTTCAGCATGCTTTACGCCTATGTGTTGAAACAGGCTGCGCAGCTTGTGCGCCATGTCGGTCGGCCGGGCTATGCGGACGAGTACGAGTCTCGTGCTGCTTCTGTCATAAAGGCGATTCAGACTCACTGCTTCGACGGCAGTTTCTTTACCGACTCAACAGCCGACATCGCAGGCCAAGATGCTTATTCGCAGCATTGCCAAGTCTTTGCTATCCTGTGCGGTGCGGCCAAGCCCGATGATCGTTCTCGACTCCTGACCGAAGCCTTCTCCGATCCACGCTTCTCCAAATGCTCCTATGTGATGCAGTTCTACGCCCTCCGGGCCTTTGCCCTTGCCGGAGATGATACCTACGAAACTTACTGGGGGCGAGTATGGGAACCCTGGAAGAGGATGCTCGCCAACAACCTGTCGACCtgggaagaggatgacgtGCGCCAGCGTTCCGACTGTCACGCCTGGGGAAGTGTGCCAGTGTACGAGTTCTGCACAGAATTAGCTGGCATCCAGCCCCGTCTGCCAGGTTCAAAAGGCATCTTGTTCAAACCTCGTCTCCTACTGAGCGAGTCACTTGATGTCAGGGTCGCCCTAGGAGCGGACAATGCCGCTGCAGTATCTTGGAAGGGCGGGAAGGGGGGCGCAGTAGTAGTAAGACTCACTCttgacaaggccattgaTGTGGTCAGTAAGCTCCCGAGCGGCGAGACAAGGGAGCATGGATGCGTTAACTTGGTTGAACTGACGTGGAATGGCCCCCTGAGTTGA